One genomic window of Euleptes europaea isolate rEulEur1 chromosome 8, rEulEur1.hap1, whole genome shotgun sequence includes the following:
- the LOC130482156 gene encoding N-acetyllactosaminide beta-1,6-N-acetylglucosaminyl-transferase-like, translating to MCRPKAPCLLAAALLGGLAGLLVLRRGPSPFPARERRRPPGSPAARLLGQACEALAGEGRAFVWGGGGLGLGRRGGGAPCGERYLSRPLSAEEAAFPLAYSITLHKDFGTFERAFRALYAPHNVYCVHVDEKAPAAFKRAVGRLLGCFPNAFLASRAEPVVYAGISRLQADLHCMRDLLRSGTRWKYLLNLCGQDFPLRTNRETVRHLKAFAGKNITPGILPPAPMKVRTRHVYKERMTRGASHMVRTGALKGPPPHNLTIYFGSAYVALTWPFVEFLFKDRRALDLLEWSKDTYSPDEHFWVTLNRIPGVPGAMPNASWEGDLRAIKWSDMASVHGGCHGHYVRGICIYGTGDLKWLLNSKSLFANKFELGTYPPTVECLELILRERALNQSEVPVEPSWYF from the exons ATGTGCCGCCCGAAGGCTCCCTGCCTGCTGGCCGCCGCCTTGCTGGGCGGGCTGGCCGGCCTGCTGGTGCTGCGCCGCGGCCCGTCGCCCTTCCCCGCCCGAGAGCGGCGGCGGCCCCCGGGGTCCCCGGCGGCGCGGCTCCTGGGCCAGGCGTGCGAGGCCCTGGCGGGCGAGGGGCGCGCCTTCGTGTGGGGCGGCggcgggctggggctggggcggcggggcggcggggcgcCTTGCGGCGAGCGCTACCTGAGCCGTCCCCTGTCGGCGGAGGAGGCCGCCTTCCCGCTGGCCTACAGCATCACCCTGCACAAGGACTTCGGCACCTTCGAGCGGGCCTTCCGCGCCCTCTACGCGCCCCACAACGTGTACTGCGTGCACGTGGACGAGAAGGCGCCGGCCGCCTTCAAGCGCGCCGTGGGGCGCCTGCTGGGCTGCTTCCCCaacgccttcctggcctcccggGCCGAGCCGGTGGTGTACGCCGGCATCTCCCGCCTGCAGGCCGACCTGCACTGCATGCGGGACCTGCTGCGCTCCGGCACGCGCTGGAAGTACCTGCTCAACCTGTGCGGCCAGGACTTCCCCCTGCGCACCAACCGCGAGACGGTCCGCCACCTGAAGGCCTTCGCGGGGAAGAACATCACCCCCGGCATCCTTCCCCCGGCGCCCATGAAGGTGAGGACCAGGCACGTGTACAAAGAGCGCATGACCAGGGGCGCTTCCCACATGGTCCGCACCGGGGCCTTGAAAGGACCCCCGCCCCACAACCTGACCATCTACTTTGGCTCTGCTTACGTGGCCCTCACCTGGCCCTTTGTGGAGTTTCTCTTCAAGGATCGGCGCGCCCTGGATTTGCTGGAGTGGTCCAAGGACACCTACAGCCCCGACGAGCATTTCTGGGTGACCCTCAATAGGATCCCAG GTGTCCCTGGTGCCATGCCAAACGCTTCATGGGAAGGTGACTTGAGAGCCATTAAGTGGAGTGATATGGCCAGCGTTCATGGAGGGTGTCATG GTCATTATGTCAGAGGCATTTGTATCTATGGGACTGGTGACCTAAAGTGGCTGCTGAACTCCAAAAGCCTGTTTGCTAACAAATTTGAACTTGGAACCTACCCACCGACCGTGGAGTGCTTGGAACTTATACTTCGGGAGAGAGCCCTGAACCAGAGCGAGGTACCGGTGGAACCAAGTTGGTACTTTTAG